CCATAGCTGACACCATGTTTTTAACATGTCTTCAAAGTTGTCTTCTatattcttacattttttttatcttttatatccTGAAACAGTATTAGGACGatattttaatgaatagtaTACGAGTTAGGGTTAATTTGATGAATGAGAAGTGACCATTAACCTACCAAAATGAGATCATTCATGCTGGTGTGTATGTACAATCCAAGACATTACTGACAACTGAATAACTATCCCAGCTCCTATctgaaaaaaaaggtgaaaacaaCTAAGCTCATTTGTTGTCAGCATTTATGTTGAATTCTAGAATGGACAAAACTCAGTATCTAGGAATGCCCAACActtaaactaaaatttcaaatctgGTATCATGGCCCAGCCTCTCATTTACTGCCATTTATTATTCTGTGATGCTCCCCAACCCTCTTAAATTTGAAAGCATTCTATTTATGAAACAGGCCATGCCACCAAGAGATCTCAGGTagagtttaaaaaagaaaagaaaaaagatctgTAGAGGTTAGAGAAGTAGAGAGATGGAGGGGATAAGCCATAGAATGGTGAAAGTGAATGACATTGACATGCACATAGCTGAGAAAGGCCAAGGTCCTGTTGTGCTATTCCTCCATGGATTTCCAGAGCTTTGGTACTCCTGGCGCCATCAGATTCTTGCATTAAGTTCCCTGGGCTACCATGCTGTTGCACCAGATCTTAGGGGCTATGGTGACACTGAAGCTCCAGCATCAATCTCTAGCTATTCTTGTCTTCATATTGTTGGTGACCTTATTGCACTCATTGACTATCTTGGGGTGGAGCAAGTGTTTCTTGTTGCACATGACTGGGGTGCTCTTATTGGATGGTACTTGTGCTTGTTCAGGCCTGATAGAGTGAAGGCATATGTCTGCCTTAGTGTTCCATACAGGCCAAGAAATCCCAAGATGAAGCCAGTGGAGAGCATGAAACTTGTATTTGGAGAAGACTATTACATGTGCAGATTCCAGGTTTGTGTTTTCTTTAGCATATAAAGCATGCTATAGCCTTGAATGATCATATCTTTGGAGCATACTtctaaatttattatgtttatggTATCTAACAGCTCCAAAGCAAGCTGAAGATTTTGGTAATGGCAAATTTTTGGATTCTAACATCTCGATTTTGGCAACTGTTTGTTTAAATCTGGTGTATGAAAGTTCAAAGTTCTCATACTATTGACATTTAAAAAGGATCAATGGTAAACTTTCAAAATATTCTCACCGACTGCACTTTCTGGAAAATCTCATGCATTGAATGAATTAAGAGGATTTCACTAGCGATTCTCATAAGTCCGATGGTTGATATTTCTCTGCAAGTCAATTCGGTAAGAATGCTACGTAATATTAGAGGATTAGTCAAGAAAAAACGTgttgatttttggtatgaactGAAGCAAAAGGACTGGCTATTTAATGTGGTAGGAACCAGGAGTGATTGAAGCTGAGATTGCATGTGCTGGAACTGAAGAAGTGCTAAAGAAAATCTTGACTGATCGCAAACCAGGCCCCCCTTGCTTGCCGAAAGAAAATCCGTTCGGAATCTATCCAGAGGAATCAGTTACCATGCCATCTTGGCTCCCAGAAGCAGACCTTTCTTTCTATGCCACGAAATATAGCCAGAAAGGGTTCACTGGAGGGTTGAACTACTACAGAGCTCTAGATTTGTATGTTCTTTTCATTTCCTTAATGGAAAATGAACCAAATATAAGCCTCAATATCCTGCCCTAATAGTTACAATCTGATTATTGCAGGAACTGGGAGCTCACAGCATCGTGGACTGGGGCACCAGTGATAGTGCCCGTAAAGTTTGTGGTGGGAGATCTTGACATGGTCTATACTACTCCAGGGATGAAGGAATTTGTCAATAGTGGTGGATTCAAGCACTATGTGCCATTATTGGAGGAAGTTGTTGTGATGGAAGGAGTTGGTCATTTCATTAACCAAGAGAAGGCTGAGGAGATCAGCAATCACATTTATGACTACATTAGCAAATACTGATCTGTTTTATTACCTCTCAAGAATGTGTCCAGAACCATATTCTACAACCCTGGAAGCTTTGTAGTTTGGCTTTAATATGATAATTGGTTCCAAAGCAGTGGTTTATCAAACTAGACAAACCTTGCTCTTTTGCAACTTGTTTATTTGGATTCCACTGGTAGCTGTAAttgtaatataatttcaatatgTCAAGCATATAAACGCtgcataaaattaatatgatgCATAATTACTGTAATGATTGATTAGGTGTTGAAGTAATTGTTTAGAAATCTTTGtgctttcaataataaaaagtcTTTAATCTTTGCTAAAATACTATGAATCCTTTATATTATCACTTAATTTAAAGCCTGTGTGATAtatagattttaaatattttttcgaaCAAACCAGACTTGCCATTTCATTTATATGCTGGTTTCAGtaattaaattgaagattttcTTTCATCTGGTCTGGGAGTAGAAATCTGTGAAAGCTTTGATTTGAAACCAACACTCGTCCATTACTGTCTTCTGCCACTTTTCAACACAAGATGAAGGAAAAATGAAGCCTGCATTCCTCATCCCTACTGATAGATGACTTCGAAATACCAAAGTTCAAACAAGCTAGCTTCAGCCATCTGTCCATCAACAAATCGATTCACATTATAGCAAAATGTTCAATCCACTCCGTCCCAATTTCTACAGGTTCTGGGACACAAGGTGCCATCAGCCATCAGATAGAGCTTAATAAGCACATCCGAGAAAACACGTCCATGGGCTCGAACAACAAACCTTTGCAACAAGATGCAGGTGAAACTCAAACACTTGTTACAGGCTGCAATGAGTAGCTCCATCAGAGGTTTTTGTTCAACTTTTAGCTGACAGATGTAGGAAAAAAATGTAACTTTGAGATTCAATAAGTTTCTACTTAAATATTTGAGGGAGAAAATCGAGATCTTCAATAATTCATTACGCATAACCAAGTATGATATCTGAGCATTAAACAATCCATGCGGATTAATCAATAACCCAAAtggaaataaaatgaacaagatCTTTAGAAACCTAAAGTTGAACAAAAATTGGAACACAGAgagtcaaaatcaaaacaaactgcCTCACAATTTATCACTACAATAAAATTAGACCCTGAAGCCCTTGCTGTTCCTCTTTCCTCTAGCTTTCTCAAACTTCCTTCCCTTTGCACGAACATATGGTTTGGTATGGCTGTGTGGCACACCAGGAGCTGGGCCAAAATGTTTGACAGCTTCACGAGCATTCTTTGGGCCTCTGAGgagaacctgaaaaaaaaaagaataagcaaACATCCAAAACAAGAATAATATTCGGTAATTCATACAAGTTGCATGAATTCTGAAAACGGCTGCCATTTTCGATACCAAGAAGTTAGAGAAGATACAGCAAGTGGAACTATGCATATCGTGTTAAGAGAAAgataaaacattttgaaatttctaaaaagaaataagacATGCACCTAAATGAGATGGATAAAATGTGGGAATAACACCTATGCCTAAGGATTCTAGAGTCCCTAGATCTAGTAGAGTAATACATCTATGGTGAT
This window of the Populus trichocarpa isolate Nisqually-1 chromosome 13, P.trichocarpa_v4.1, whole genome shotgun sequence genome carries:
- the LOC7478928 gene encoding uncharacterized protein LOC7478928, whose translation is MEGISHRMVKVNDIDMHIAEKGQGPVVLFLHGFPELWYSWRHQILALSSLGYHAVAPDLRGYGDTEAPASISSYSCLHIVGDLIALIDYLGVEQVFLVAHDWGALIGWYLCLFRPDRVKAYVCLSVPYRPRNPKMKPVESMKLVFGEDYYMCRFQEPGVIEAEIACAGTEEVLKKILTDRKPGPPCLPKENPFGIYPEESVTMPSWLPEADLSFYATKYSQKGFTGGLNYYRALDLNWELTASWTGAPVIVPVKFVVGDLDMVYTTPGMKEFVNSGGFKHYVPLLEEVVVMEGVGHFINQEKAEEISNHIYDYISKY